A DNA window from Aquarana catesbeiana isolate 2022-GZ linkage group LG01, ASM4218655v1, whole genome shotgun sequence contains the following coding sequences:
- the PCDH10 gene encoding protocadherin-10 isoform X1: MIVILLLACMVDGVLCQLAYKVQEERDHGTFVGNIAEDLGLDITKLASRRFQTAPNSRSPYLELNLENGVLYVKEKIDREQICKQNPSCLLHLEVFLENPLEFFRVEIEVLDINDNPPAFPEIDIQVEISESATPGTRFPLESAYDPDVGNNSLRTYEMTANSYFALDVQTQGDGNKFAELVLKKQLDREQQALHRYVLTAMDGGIPQRTGTALLTIKVLDSNDNVPVFEQPVYTVSLPENSPPGTLVIQLNATDLDEGQNGEVVYSFSSHNSPRVREIFSVDPRTGRMEVTGELDYEESSMYQVYVQAKDLGPNAVPAHCKVLVKVLDLNDNPPEITFSTVKEAVSEGAPPGTVVALFSVIDKDSEENGQIHCEILGDVPFRLKLSYKNYYTIVTDGTLDRELVSSYTVTVMARDKGSPPLSSTKSIQVQVADVNDNAPRFTQAVYNVYVTENNVPGAYISAVSATDKDEEDNADISYYILECDIQGMSVFTYVSINSENGYLYALRTFDYEQLKEFSFMVEARDGGSPPLASNATVNIVIVDQNDNAPSIVSPQGRNGTAKELLPRTAEPGYLFTRVVAVDSDEGENARLTYSILRGNDMSLFRMDWRTGELRTARKITSKRDPHRPFELVVEVRDHGQPPLSSTALIQVQIVDSSVERQGGEQRPSSRSNDTALDLTLILIIALGSVSFIFLLAMIVLAIRCQKEKKLNIYSCLASDCCMCCCSCCSRQARARKKKLSKSDIMLVQSSNVPSATQVPVEESGSFGSHHHNQNYCYQVCLTPESAKTDLMFLKPCSPSRSTDTEHNPCGAIVTGYADQQPDIISNGSILSSENKHQRTELSYLVDRPRRVNSSAFQEADIVSSKDSGHGDSEQGDSDHDATNRGQSSGADLFSNCTEECKALGHSDRCWMPSFVPSGDGRQAADYRSNLHVPGMDSVPDTEVFEAPEVPPGGERSFSTFGKEKALQGLSGVGNGNGGGSTQERKELDGLLSGTRAPYKPPYLSSSQWYQKSETPSTKSQKYFIFSSSVL; the protein is encoded by the exons ATGATTGTTATCTTGTTGCTGGCGTGCATGGTGGATGGAGTGCTGTGCCAGCTCGCCTATAAGGTTCAGGAGGAAAGGGACCATGGCACTTTCGTGGGGAATATCGCTGAGGACCTGGGCTTGGACATTACAAAGCTGGCCAGTAGGCGCTTCCAGACGGCGCCCAACTCCAGGAGCCCCTACCTGGAGCTGAACCTGGAGAACGGGGTGCTCTATGTCAAGGAGAAGATCGATAGGGAGCAGATCTGCAAGCAGAACCCAAGCTGCCTGCTCCACCTGGAGGTCTTCTTGGAGAACCCTCTGGAGTTCTTCCGAGTGGAGATCGAGGTGCTGGACATTAATGACAACCCACCGGCTTTTCCCGAGATAGACATCCAGGTGGAGATCTCAGAGAGCGCCACCCCGGGGACCCGCTTCCCCCTGGAGAGCGCCTACGACCCGGACGTGGGCAACAACTCCCTGAGAACCTATGAGATGACCGCTAACAGCTACTTTGCCCTGGACGTGCAGACCCAAGGAGACGGCAACAAGTTCGCCGAGCTGGTCCTGAAGAAGCAGCTGGACCGGGAGCAGCAAGCCCTACACAGGTACGTCCTGACGGCCATGGATGGTGGCATCCCGCAGAGGACCGGCACCGCTCTTCTCACCATCAAAGTCCTGGACTCCAACGACAACGTGCCGGTCTTCGAGCAACCCGTCTACACCGTCTCCCTGCCCGAGAACTCGCCCCCGGGCACCTTGGTCATCCAGCTCAACGCCACCGACCTGGACGAAGGTCAGAACGGGGAGGTGGTCTACTCGTTTAGCAGCCACAACAGCCCCAGGGTGAGGGAGATCTTCAGCGTGGACCCCAGGACGGGTCGGATGGAGGTCACCGGAGAGCTGGACTACGAGGAAAGCAGCATGTACCAGGTGTATGTCCAAGCCAAGGACCTGGGGCCAAACGCTGTGCCCGCTCACTGCAAGGTGCTAGTCAAGGTGCTGGACCTCAACGACAACCCTCCCGAGATCACCTTCAGCACGGTGAAGGAGGCGGTGAGCGAGGGGGCCCCTCCGGGCACGGTGGTGGCCCTTTTTAGCGTCATCGACAAGGACTCGGAGGAGAACGGTCAGATCCACTGTGAGATCTTAGGGGACGTGCCGTTCCGGCTCAAGCTGTCCTATAAGAACTATTACACCATCGTTACCGATGGCACCTTGGACCGGGAGCTTGTGTCTTCTTACACGGTGACAGTGATGGCCAGGGACAAGGGCTCGCCACCGCTAAGTTCCACCAAGTCAATCCAGGTGCAGGTGGCTGATGTCAATGACAATGCCCCGCGCTTCACCCAGGCGGTCTATAACGTCTATGTCACCGAGAACAACGTCCCGGGAGCTTACATCTCAGCGGTCAGCGCTACCGACAAGGATGAAGAAGACAACGCTGACATCTCCTACTACATCCTGGAATGTGACATCCAAGGCATGTCCGTCTTCACCTATGTCTCCATCAACTCGGAGAACGGCTACCTCTATGCCCTGCGCACCTTTGACTATGAACAGCTCAAGGAGTTCAGCTTCATGGTGGAGGCACGAGATGGGGGGAGCCCTCCACTGGCTAGCAATGCCACCGTCAATATAGTCATTGTAGACCAGAACGACAATGCCCCTTCTATAGTCTCTCCACAAGGTCGCAATGGCACTGCCAAGGAGCTCCTTCCAAGGACTGCCGAGCCCGGCTACCTGTTCACCCGTGTGGTGGCTGTAGACTCCGATGAAGGGGAGAACGCCCGGCTGACCTACAGCATCTTAAGGGGCAATGACATGAGTCTGTTCCGCATGGACTGGAGAACCGGGGAACTAAGGACTGCTAGGAAGATCACCAGTAAAAGAGATCCCCATAGACCCTTTGAGCTGGTGGTGGAGGTTCGGGACCATGGACAGCCGCCGCTCTCCTCCACCGCTCTCATTCAGGTCCAGATAGTGGACAGCTCCGTAGAGAGACAAGGAGGGGAGCAAAGGCCCAGCAGCCGCTCCAATGACACAGCCTTAGACCTCACCCTCATCCTCATCATCGCCCTAGGCTCAGTCTCCTTTATCTTCCTCCTGGCCATGATAGTGCTGGCCATCAGGTGTCAGAAGGAGAAGAAACTCAACATCTACAGCTGCCTGGCAAGCGACTGCTGTATGTGCTGCTGCTCTTGTTGCAGCAGGCAAGCCAGAGCCCGCAAGAAGAAGCTCAGCAAGTCAGACATCATGCTGGTGCAGAGCTCCAATGTGCCCAGTGCTACCCAAGTGCCAGTGGAGGAGTCTGGCAGCTTCGGCTCTCACCATCATAACCAGAACTACTGCTATCAGGTCTGCCTGACCCCAGAGTCTGCCAAAACCGACCTCATGTTCCTCAAGCCCTGCAGCCCATCCAGGAGCACAGACACCGAGCACAACCCCTGCGGTGCCATAGTTACCGGCTACGCTGACCAACAGCCTGATATTATCTCCAATGGCAGCATCCTGTCCAGTGAG aataaacaTCAACGCACTGAACTCAGTTATCTAGTTGACAGACCACGACGGGTAAACAG TTCTGCATTCCAGGAAGCAGACATAGTAAGCTCTAAGGATAGTGGGCACGGAGACAGTGAGCAAGGAGACAGTGATCATGACGCCACTAATCGAGGTCAATCCTCTG GTGCTGACTTGTTTTCCAACTGCACAGAAGAGTGCAAAGCTTTAGGCCACTCGGATCGCTGCTGGATGCCTTCTTTTGTACCTTCCGGTGATGGCCGCCAGGCGGCAGATTACCGCAGTAACCTTCATGTGCCCGGCATGGACTCAGTTCCAGACACTGAAGTGTTTGAAGCACCCGAGGTGCCTCCAGGAGGGGAGAGATCTTTTTCCACATTCGGCAAAGAGAAGGCATTACAAGGGCTGTCGGGAGTGGGCAATGGAAATGGAGGAGGTAGTACGCAGGAGAGGAAGGAGCTGGATGGCCTACTCTCTGGCACCAGAGCGCCTTACAAGCCACCATATCTGA GCAGTTCTCAATGGTACCAGAAAAGTGAGACACCTTCTACAAAATctcagaaatatttcatttttagttcaTCTGTGCtgtaa
- the PCDH10 gene encoding protocadherin-10 isoform X2: MIVILLLACMVDGVLCQLAYKVQEERDHGTFVGNIAEDLGLDITKLASRRFQTAPNSRSPYLELNLENGVLYVKEKIDREQICKQNPSCLLHLEVFLENPLEFFRVEIEVLDINDNPPAFPEIDIQVEISESATPGTRFPLESAYDPDVGNNSLRTYEMTANSYFALDVQTQGDGNKFAELVLKKQLDREQQALHRYVLTAMDGGIPQRTGTALLTIKVLDSNDNVPVFEQPVYTVSLPENSPPGTLVIQLNATDLDEGQNGEVVYSFSSHNSPRVREIFSVDPRTGRMEVTGELDYEESSMYQVYVQAKDLGPNAVPAHCKVLVKVLDLNDNPPEITFSTVKEAVSEGAPPGTVVALFSVIDKDSEENGQIHCEILGDVPFRLKLSYKNYYTIVTDGTLDRELVSSYTVTVMARDKGSPPLSSTKSIQVQVADVNDNAPRFTQAVYNVYVTENNVPGAYISAVSATDKDEEDNADISYYILECDIQGMSVFTYVSINSENGYLYALRTFDYEQLKEFSFMVEARDGGSPPLASNATVNIVIVDQNDNAPSIVSPQGRNGTAKELLPRTAEPGYLFTRVVAVDSDEGENARLTYSILRGNDMSLFRMDWRTGELRTARKITSKRDPHRPFELVVEVRDHGQPPLSSTALIQVQIVDSSVERQGGEQRPSSRSNDTALDLTLILIIALGSVSFIFLLAMIVLAIRCQKEKKLNIYSCLASDCCMCCCSCCSRQARARKKKLSKSDIMLVQSSNVPSATQVPVEESGSFGSHHHNQNYCYQVCLTPESAKTDLMFLKPCSPSRSTDTEHNPCGAIVTGYADQQPDIISNGSILSSENKHQRTELSYLVDRPRRVNSSAFQEADIVSSKDSGHGDSEQGDSDHDATNRGQSSGADLFSNCTEECKALGHSDRCWMPSFVPSGDGRQAADYRSNLHVPGMDSVPDTEVFEAPEVPPGGERSFSTFGKEKALQGLSGVGNGNGGGSTQERKELDGLLSGTRAPYKPPYLTRKRIC; the protein is encoded by the exons ATGATTGTTATCTTGTTGCTGGCGTGCATGGTGGATGGAGTGCTGTGCCAGCTCGCCTATAAGGTTCAGGAGGAAAGGGACCATGGCACTTTCGTGGGGAATATCGCTGAGGACCTGGGCTTGGACATTACAAAGCTGGCCAGTAGGCGCTTCCAGACGGCGCCCAACTCCAGGAGCCCCTACCTGGAGCTGAACCTGGAGAACGGGGTGCTCTATGTCAAGGAGAAGATCGATAGGGAGCAGATCTGCAAGCAGAACCCAAGCTGCCTGCTCCACCTGGAGGTCTTCTTGGAGAACCCTCTGGAGTTCTTCCGAGTGGAGATCGAGGTGCTGGACATTAATGACAACCCACCGGCTTTTCCCGAGATAGACATCCAGGTGGAGATCTCAGAGAGCGCCACCCCGGGGACCCGCTTCCCCCTGGAGAGCGCCTACGACCCGGACGTGGGCAACAACTCCCTGAGAACCTATGAGATGACCGCTAACAGCTACTTTGCCCTGGACGTGCAGACCCAAGGAGACGGCAACAAGTTCGCCGAGCTGGTCCTGAAGAAGCAGCTGGACCGGGAGCAGCAAGCCCTACACAGGTACGTCCTGACGGCCATGGATGGTGGCATCCCGCAGAGGACCGGCACCGCTCTTCTCACCATCAAAGTCCTGGACTCCAACGACAACGTGCCGGTCTTCGAGCAACCCGTCTACACCGTCTCCCTGCCCGAGAACTCGCCCCCGGGCACCTTGGTCATCCAGCTCAACGCCACCGACCTGGACGAAGGTCAGAACGGGGAGGTGGTCTACTCGTTTAGCAGCCACAACAGCCCCAGGGTGAGGGAGATCTTCAGCGTGGACCCCAGGACGGGTCGGATGGAGGTCACCGGAGAGCTGGACTACGAGGAAAGCAGCATGTACCAGGTGTATGTCCAAGCCAAGGACCTGGGGCCAAACGCTGTGCCCGCTCACTGCAAGGTGCTAGTCAAGGTGCTGGACCTCAACGACAACCCTCCCGAGATCACCTTCAGCACGGTGAAGGAGGCGGTGAGCGAGGGGGCCCCTCCGGGCACGGTGGTGGCCCTTTTTAGCGTCATCGACAAGGACTCGGAGGAGAACGGTCAGATCCACTGTGAGATCTTAGGGGACGTGCCGTTCCGGCTCAAGCTGTCCTATAAGAACTATTACACCATCGTTACCGATGGCACCTTGGACCGGGAGCTTGTGTCTTCTTACACGGTGACAGTGATGGCCAGGGACAAGGGCTCGCCACCGCTAAGTTCCACCAAGTCAATCCAGGTGCAGGTGGCTGATGTCAATGACAATGCCCCGCGCTTCACCCAGGCGGTCTATAACGTCTATGTCACCGAGAACAACGTCCCGGGAGCTTACATCTCAGCGGTCAGCGCTACCGACAAGGATGAAGAAGACAACGCTGACATCTCCTACTACATCCTGGAATGTGACATCCAAGGCATGTCCGTCTTCACCTATGTCTCCATCAACTCGGAGAACGGCTACCTCTATGCCCTGCGCACCTTTGACTATGAACAGCTCAAGGAGTTCAGCTTCATGGTGGAGGCACGAGATGGGGGGAGCCCTCCACTGGCTAGCAATGCCACCGTCAATATAGTCATTGTAGACCAGAACGACAATGCCCCTTCTATAGTCTCTCCACAAGGTCGCAATGGCACTGCCAAGGAGCTCCTTCCAAGGACTGCCGAGCCCGGCTACCTGTTCACCCGTGTGGTGGCTGTAGACTCCGATGAAGGGGAGAACGCCCGGCTGACCTACAGCATCTTAAGGGGCAATGACATGAGTCTGTTCCGCATGGACTGGAGAACCGGGGAACTAAGGACTGCTAGGAAGATCACCAGTAAAAGAGATCCCCATAGACCCTTTGAGCTGGTGGTGGAGGTTCGGGACCATGGACAGCCGCCGCTCTCCTCCACCGCTCTCATTCAGGTCCAGATAGTGGACAGCTCCGTAGAGAGACAAGGAGGGGAGCAAAGGCCCAGCAGCCGCTCCAATGACACAGCCTTAGACCTCACCCTCATCCTCATCATCGCCCTAGGCTCAGTCTCCTTTATCTTCCTCCTGGCCATGATAGTGCTGGCCATCAGGTGTCAGAAGGAGAAGAAACTCAACATCTACAGCTGCCTGGCAAGCGACTGCTGTATGTGCTGCTGCTCTTGTTGCAGCAGGCAAGCCAGAGCCCGCAAGAAGAAGCTCAGCAAGTCAGACATCATGCTGGTGCAGAGCTCCAATGTGCCCAGTGCTACCCAAGTGCCAGTGGAGGAGTCTGGCAGCTTCGGCTCTCACCATCATAACCAGAACTACTGCTATCAGGTCTGCCTGACCCCAGAGTCTGCCAAAACCGACCTCATGTTCCTCAAGCCCTGCAGCCCATCCAGGAGCACAGACACCGAGCACAACCCCTGCGGTGCCATAGTTACCGGCTACGCTGACCAACAGCCTGATATTATCTCCAATGGCAGCATCCTGTCCAGTGAG aataaacaTCAACGCACTGAACTCAGTTATCTAGTTGACAGACCACGACGGGTAAACAG TTCTGCATTCCAGGAAGCAGACATAGTAAGCTCTAAGGATAGTGGGCACGGAGACAGTGAGCAAGGAGACAGTGATCATGACGCCACTAATCGAGGTCAATCCTCTG GTGCTGACTTGTTTTCCAACTGCACAGAAGAGTGCAAAGCTTTAGGCCACTCGGATCGCTGCTGGATGCCTTCTTTTGTACCTTCCGGTGATGGCCGCCAGGCGGCAGATTACCGCAGTAACCTTCATGTGCCCGGCATGGACTCAGTTCCAGACACTGAAGTGTTTGAAGCACCCGAGGTGCCTCCAGGAGGGGAGAGATCTTTTTCCACATTCGGCAAAGAGAAGGCATTACAAGGGCTGTCGGGAGTGGGCAATGGAAATGGAGGAGGTAGTACGCAGGAGAGGAAGGAGCTGGATGGCCTACTCTCTGGCACCAGAGCGCCTTACAAGCCACCATATCTGA
- the PCDH10 gene encoding protocadherin-10 isoform X3: MIVILLLACMVDGVLCQLAYKVQEERDHGTFVGNIAEDLGLDITKLASRRFQTAPNSRSPYLELNLENGVLYVKEKIDREQICKQNPSCLLHLEVFLENPLEFFRVEIEVLDINDNPPAFPEIDIQVEISESATPGTRFPLESAYDPDVGNNSLRTYEMTANSYFALDVQTQGDGNKFAELVLKKQLDREQQALHRYVLTAMDGGIPQRTGTALLTIKVLDSNDNVPVFEQPVYTVSLPENSPPGTLVIQLNATDLDEGQNGEVVYSFSSHNSPRVREIFSVDPRTGRMEVTGELDYEESSMYQVYVQAKDLGPNAVPAHCKVLVKVLDLNDNPPEITFSTVKEAVSEGAPPGTVVALFSVIDKDSEENGQIHCEILGDVPFRLKLSYKNYYTIVTDGTLDRELVSSYTVTVMARDKGSPPLSSTKSIQVQVADVNDNAPRFTQAVYNVYVTENNVPGAYISAVSATDKDEEDNADISYYILECDIQGMSVFTYVSINSENGYLYALRTFDYEQLKEFSFMVEARDGGSPPLASNATVNIVIVDQNDNAPSIVSPQGRNGTAKELLPRTAEPGYLFTRVVAVDSDEGENARLTYSILRGNDMSLFRMDWRTGELRTARKITSKRDPHRPFELVVEVRDHGQPPLSSTALIQVQIVDSSVERQGGEQRPSSRSNDTALDLTLILIIALGSVSFIFLLAMIVLAIRCQKEKKLNIYSCLASDCCMCCCSCCSRQARARKKKLSKSDIMLVQSSNVPSATQVPVEESGSFGSHHHNQNYCYQVCLTPESAKTDLMFLKPCSPSRSTDTEHNPCGAIVTGYADQQPDIISNGSILSSENKHQRTELSYLVDRPRRVNSSAFQEADIVSSKDSGHGDSEQGDSDHDATNRGQSSGADLFSNCTEECKALGHSDRCWMPSFVPSGDGRQAADYRSNLHVPGMDSVPDTEVFEAPEVPPGGERSFSTFGKEKALQGLSGVGNGNGGGSTQERKELDGLLSGTRAPYKPPYLSAKT, encoded by the exons ATGATTGTTATCTTGTTGCTGGCGTGCATGGTGGATGGAGTGCTGTGCCAGCTCGCCTATAAGGTTCAGGAGGAAAGGGACCATGGCACTTTCGTGGGGAATATCGCTGAGGACCTGGGCTTGGACATTACAAAGCTGGCCAGTAGGCGCTTCCAGACGGCGCCCAACTCCAGGAGCCCCTACCTGGAGCTGAACCTGGAGAACGGGGTGCTCTATGTCAAGGAGAAGATCGATAGGGAGCAGATCTGCAAGCAGAACCCAAGCTGCCTGCTCCACCTGGAGGTCTTCTTGGAGAACCCTCTGGAGTTCTTCCGAGTGGAGATCGAGGTGCTGGACATTAATGACAACCCACCGGCTTTTCCCGAGATAGACATCCAGGTGGAGATCTCAGAGAGCGCCACCCCGGGGACCCGCTTCCCCCTGGAGAGCGCCTACGACCCGGACGTGGGCAACAACTCCCTGAGAACCTATGAGATGACCGCTAACAGCTACTTTGCCCTGGACGTGCAGACCCAAGGAGACGGCAACAAGTTCGCCGAGCTGGTCCTGAAGAAGCAGCTGGACCGGGAGCAGCAAGCCCTACACAGGTACGTCCTGACGGCCATGGATGGTGGCATCCCGCAGAGGACCGGCACCGCTCTTCTCACCATCAAAGTCCTGGACTCCAACGACAACGTGCCGGTCTTCGAGCAACCCGTCTACACCGTCTCCCTGCCCGAGAACTCGCCCCCGGGCACCTTGGTCATCCAGCTCAACGCCACCGACCTGGACGAAGGTCAGAACGGGGAGGTGGTCTACTCGTTTAGCAGCCACAACAGCCCCAGGGTGAGGGAGATCTTCAGCGTGGACCCCAGGACGGGTCGGATGGAGGTCACCGGAGAGCTGGACTACGAGGAAAGCAGCATGTACCAGGTGTATGTCCAAGCCAAGGACCTGGGGCCAAACGCTGTGCCCGCTCACTGCAAGGTGCTAGTCAAGGTGCTGGACCTCAACGACAACCCTCCCGAGATCACCTTCAGCACGGTGAAGGAGGCGGTGAGCGAGGGGGCCCCTCCGGGCACGGTGGTGGCCCTTTTTAGCGTCATCGACAAGGACTCGGAGGAGAACGGTCAGATCCACTGTGAGATCTTAGGGGACGTGCCGTTCCGGCTCAAGCTGTCCTATAAGAACTATTACACCATCGTTACCGATGGCACCTTGGACCGGGAGCTTGTGTCTTCTTACACGGTGACAGTGATGGCCAGGGACAAGGGCTCGCCACCGCTAAGTTCCACCAAGTCAATCCAGGTGCAGGTGGCTGATGTCAATGACAATGCCCCGCGCTTCACCCAGGCGGTCTATAACGTCTATGTCACCGAGAACAACGTCCCGGGAGCTTACATCTCAGCGGTCAGCGCTACCGACAAGGATGAAGAAGACAACGCTGACATCTCCTACTACATCCTGGAATGTGACATCCAAGGCATGTCCGTCTTCACCTATGTCTCCATCAACTCGGAGAACGGCTACCTCTATGCCCTGCGCACCTTTGACTATGAACAGCTCAAGGAGTTCAGCTTCATGGTGGAGGCACGAGATGGGGGGAGCCCTCCACTGGCTAGCAATGCCACCGTCAATATAGTCATTGTAGACCAGAACGACAATGCCCCTTCTATAGTCTCTCCACAAGGTCGCAATGGCACTGCCAAGGAGCTCCTTCCAAGGACTGCCGAGCCCGGCTACCTGTTCACCCGTGTGGTGGCTGTAGACTCCGATGAAGGGGAGAACGCCCGGCTGACCTACAGCATCTTAAGGGGCAATGACATGAGTCTGTTCCGCATGGACTGGAGAACCGGGGAACTAAGGACTGCTAGGAAGATCACCAGTAAAAGAGATCCCCATAGACCCTTTGAGCTGGTGGTGGAGGTTCGGGACCATGGACAGCCGCCGCTCTCCTCCACCGCTCTCATTCAGGTCCAGATAGTGGACAGCTCCGTAGAGAGACAAGGAGGGGAGCAAAGGCCCAGCAGCCGCTCCAATGACACAGCCTTAGACCTCACCCTCATCCTCATCATCGCCCTAGGCTCAGTCTCCTTTATCTTCCTCCTGGCCATGATAGTGCTGGCCATCAGGTGTCAGAAGGAGAAGAAACTCAACATCTACAGCTGCCTGGCAAGCGACTGCTGTATGTGCTGCTGCTCTTGTTGCAGCAGGCAAGCCAGAGCCCGCAAGAAGAAGCTCAGCAAGTCAGACATCATGCTGGTGCAGAGCTCCAATGTGCCCAGTGCTACCCAAGTGCCAGTGGAGGAGTCTGGCAGCTTCGGCTCTCACCATCATAACCAGAACTACTGCTATCAGGTCTGCCTGACCCCAGAGTCTGCCAAAACCGACCTCATGTTCCTCAAGCCCTGCAGCCCATCCAGGAGCACAGACACCGAGCACAACCCCTGCGGTGCCATAGTTACCGGCTACGCTGACCAACAGCCTGATATTATCTCCAATGGCAGCATCCTGTCCAGTGAG aataaacaTCAACGCACTGAACTCAGTTATCTAGTTGACAGACCACGACGGGTAAACAG TTCTGCATTCCAGGAAGCAGACATAGTAAGCTCTAAGGATAGTGGGCACGGAGACAGTGAGCAAGGAGACAGTGATCATGACGCCACTAATCGAGGTCAATCCTCTG GTGCTGACTTGTTTTCCAACTGCACAGAAGAGTGCAAAGCTTTAGGCCACTCGGATCGCTGCTGGATGCCTTCTTTTGTACCTTCCGGTGATGGCCGCCAGGCGGCAGATTACCGCAGTAACCTTCATGTGCCCGGCATGGACTCAGTTCCAGACACTGAAGTGTTTGAAGCACCCGAGGTGCCTCCAGGAGGGGAGAGATCTTTTTCCACATTCGGCAAAGAGAAGGCATTACAAGGGCTGTCGGGAGTGGGCAATGGAAATGGAGGAGGTAGTACGCAGGAGAGGAAGGAGCTGGATGGCCTACTCTCTGGCACCAGAGCGCCTTACAAGCCACCATATCTGA